In Eupeodes corollae chromosome 3, idEupCoro1.1, whole genome shotgun sequence, a single genomic region encodes these proteins:
- the LOC129950710 gene encoding uncharacterized protein LOC129950710 has protein sequence MPSDVSGDFTFVGGQGSSTIDYSMIGEDWEPFVTDFEVRELPYSDHLPIVVTLRMTGHSTVVNNIDQLLPRLNWKLSKASLYRQRLDTNLHNRQNTDFRLLGIKASYPKQQISTTRNKIRVEPWFDEECQKARRISFAWLRNFRNSPQGQFRNIYIEANATYKKLCKSKKREYEERQAARLASCKNSSKFWKLAWELNGKKPSIHKNLCANMLAEHFRKLLNPEMMPSIWQYATPGITNEILDSQFTAQELEQALCTLKDGKAAGANGIPAEFYKYGTSALNDRLLTMFNKVIEGNLVVNEFQEAVIFPIHKKGSHADASNYRGISFLNATYKILTTMMQKRLNKWIKSQNILKEFQAGFRAGYSTMDNIFVLRSLAESFIAQKKKLYVFFIDF, from the coding sequence ATGCCCAGTGACGTTTCTGGTGATTTTACTTTTGTTGGTGGTCAAGGTTCATCAACTATTGATTATTCAATGATAGGCGAAGATTGGGAACCCTTTGTGACTGATTTCGAGGTGCGAGAACTTCCATACTCAGACCATCTGCCGATAGTCGTTACCTTACGGATGACTGGACATTCAACTGTAGTAAATAACATCGACCAATTACTTCCTAGACTCAACTGGAAACTCTCAAAAGCCTCATTATACAGACAACGTTTGGACACGAATCTACACAACCGCCAAAATACGGACTTTCGCTTGCTAGGCATCAAGGCATCTTATCCAAAGCAGCAGATTAGTACTACACGAAACAAAATAAGGGTAGAGCCTtggtttgacgaagaatgcCAGAAGGCACGCAGAATTTCATTCGCATGGCTCAGGAATTTCAGAAACTCACCTCAAGGTCAATTTAGAAACATATACATCGAAGCTAATGCGACATATAAAAAACTGTGCAAAAGCAAAAAGCGAGAGTATGAGGAACGACAAGCGGCCAGGTTGGCCTCCTGTAAGAATTCatcaaagttttggaaacttGCATGGGAGCTAAATGGTAAAAAACCGTCAATACACAAAAATCTGTGTGCAAATATGCTAGCCGAACACTTTCGGAAACTCCTCAACCCAGAAATGATGCCATCTATCTGGCAATATGCAACACCTGGTATAACCAATGAAATATTGGACTCGCAGTTTACTGCACAAGAATTGGAGCAAGCGTTATGTACTctgaaagatggaaaagcagcAGGCGCAAACGGTATCCCAGCCGAATTTTACAAATATGGCACTTCTGCACTTAATGATCGACTTCTTACGATGTTCAATAAAGTCATAGAGGGGAATTTGGTAGTGAATGAATTTCAAGAAGCTGTTATAttcccaatacataagaaaggatcaCACGCGGATGCTTCAAACTATCGGGGCATTTCCTTCTTGAATGCAACATATAAAATTCTTACAACgatgatgcagaaaaggctcaaCAAGTGGATTAAGTCTCAGAACATACTGAAAGAGTTTCAAGCAGGTTTTAGAGCAGGCTACTCTACAatggacaatatttttgtactccGAAGTCTTGCAGAAAGCTTTATcgctcaaaaaaagaaattatatgtattttttatcgaCTTTTAA